One Gossypium hirsutum isolate 1008001.06 chromosome A11, Gossypium_hirsutum_v2.1, whole genome shotgun sequence genomic window carries:
- the LOC107938350 gene encoding uncharacterized protein: protein MAPYEALYGRRYRTPSCWTKLGEWRVLGLELVSDTEDKVSPWKKVELPPELEWIRDKFYVSMLRRYRSDPMHVVPVEEIEVRPNLTFEEEPVQILDREKKVLRRTSIPLVKVLWRNHGFEEVTWEPEEAMRQQYPHLF, encoded by the exons atggcaccttacgaagcactATATGGTCGTAGGTATCGCACTCCGTCATGTTGGACTAAGTTAGGTGAGTGGCGTGTTCTGGGTCTTGAGCTAGTATCTGATACCGAAGATAAG gtctcgccatggaagaag gTAGAGCTACCTCCGGAATTAGAGTGGATTCGCGATAAGTTTTACGTCTCTATGCTAAGGCGCTATCGCTCTGACCCTATGCATGTGGTACCGGTTGAGGAGATTGAAGTTAGACCCAATCTGACATTCGAGGAGGAACCAGtccagattttggatcgagaaaAGAAAGTCTTGAGAAGGACATCAATCCCATTGGTAAAGGTTCTTTGGCGGAACCACGGTTTTGAGGAGGttacgtgggaacccgaagaggcgatgcgacaacaataccctcacctATTTTGA